In Rhodococcus pseudokoreensis, the DNA window CCGGGGTCGGATAGGGCGAAGCCCACCCGCGCAGCAGCGACCGTTGATCGCATCGGTAGACCGCGGCACGGTGCGGGTTCGCCACCGTTCGGGAACGGCCCGACCCAGTGATCAGTTCTCCCCGCATCGGGATGTTCACCTGATACGAATCGAGCAGCTCATTGGTGAAGATCTCCACCTCGGTCGAATAGTCGAGGCGCCCGAGCGTGACCGGACCGAACGATGCGGCCGTCATTCGCATTTGAAACTTGTGCTCGTCACCGAGAACGCGAACCTCGTGGGGGTAGTAGAGATCGCTACCGATATCGCGCGCCTCGTCGATGTCGTCCGAGAGAAACGTTCTGGTGCCGTTTCCCTGCTGTGGAAGTTCGGTCATTAATTCGTCGGTCTCTCTGGTCGACTCGAAATGGAGAACTGTTCGGTTGTTTGCGCCAATTGGATATATTGCTGCGCGCACAGGATGGCGGCTCTTGTGACCTGAATCATACGCTAATGGGGAATCGCTCGACAGCGGCTATTCCCCAATCTGGAGGAGACGAATGACCGTCGATCACGCGCCGGAAGGCGTGAAAAGCCCGACCGGATGCCCCGTTTCAGGTATGGCGGCAGGATTCGATCCGTTTCGTGGTGCATACCAGGTCGATCCACCCACATCGTTGAAGGAAGCCCGCAAAGAGGAGCCGGTGTTCTACAGCCCACTCCTCGACTACTGGGTCGTCACCCGCTACGAGGACATCAAGCAGATCTTCAAGACACCGTCTGTGTTCTCACCGTCGATCACCCTCGATCAGATCACCCCCATCAGCGACGAAGCCCTGCAGATTCTGGGCACCTACCAGTTCGCCCCCGGCCCGACCATCGTGAACGAGGACGAGCCGATCCACACCGAACGCCGTCGCCTGCTGATGCAGCCGTTCGAGGCGGACAACGTCGCGGTACTCGAACCGAAGATCCGTGAGGTCGTCAACACCTACCTCGACAGGGTCATCAAGGACGGGCGCGCCGACCTCATCGGTGACCTGCTCTACGAAGTGCCGTGCATCGTCGCGCTCATCTTCCTCGGGGTCCCCGACGAGGACATCGAGACCTGCCGGCATTTCGGAATGCAGCAGACCCTGTTCACCTGGGGCCACCCCACCGGTGACGAGCAGACCCGGGTCGCCACCGGTATGGGCAAGTTCTGGGAATTCGCCGGCGGCCTGGTCCAGAAGCTCAAGGCCGACCCGAACGCACAGGGCTGGATCCCGCACGCGATCGAGATGCAACGCCAGCACCCCGATCTGTTCGACGACAACTACCTGCAGAACATCATGATGAGCGGTGTCGTCGCCGCCCACGAGACCACCACCAACGCCACCGGCAACGCCTTCCGCACGCTCCTAGAGGACCGCGCGGCCTGGGAAGAGATCTGCGTCGATCCCACACTGATCCCCAAGGCCATCGAGGAATGCCTGCGCTACAGCGGTTCCGTCGTCGCATGGCGGCGTAAGGCCGTCACCGACACCACCGTCGGCGGCGTCGAGATCCCCGCGGGCGGCCGACTGCTCATCGTCATGGCCTCGGCGAACCGTGACGACTCGGTCTTCCCCGAACCCGACGACTTCGACATCCATCGCGGCAACGCCCGCCGTCACCTCACCTTCGGCATCGGAAGCCACACCTGCCTCGGTGCCACGCTCGCCCGGTTGGAGATGAAGGTGTTCCTCGAAGAGGTGTCCCGTCGTCTCCCGCACATGTCGCTCGTTGCCGGACAGGACTTCTCGTACCTGCCCAACACCTCCTTCCGGGGCCCCGAGCACGTGCTCGTCGAGTGGGATCCCCAGCGCAATCCCGTGCCCGCCGACCGCCCCTGACCGACCCGAAGGAACGAGACCACACATGTACCGCGTCACCATCACCTACAGCCAGCCCACCGACCCGGCCGCGTTCGACGAGCACTACACCACCAAGCATCTGCCGCTGGTGCGCCAGATCCCGAGCGTCAAGAAGTTCGCCTACGGCAAATGTGAATCCCTCGACGGCAACCCGCCTGCCGCCTACGGACACGCACAGCTGTACTTCGAGACGAAAGAAGAAGCCGGACAGGCTTTTGCGTCCCCCGAAGGCCAGAACGCCGCCGCTGACGTCGCCAACTTCGCCACCGGCGGAGTGACGATGCTCTTCAGCGACGAAGAGACCGTTCTGCCGTGAGCCCGGGGTGGGGCGCCGGCGCCACCGCCGGTGCCCCACCCCGGAGTTCGTCCCTATTGCACTTTTTTCGTGAAAGAGAGATAGACGTGCCCACCGTCACCTACGTTCACCCTGATGGAACCAAGCATGAGGTCGAGGTTCCCGCCGGCAAGAGGGTCATGCAGGCCGCCATCGGCGCCGGAATCGACGGCATCGTCGCCGAATGCGGAGGTCAGGCCATGTGCGCGACGTGCCACGTCTACGTCGAAAGCCCCTGGTCGGACAAGTTTCCGGCGATCTCCGAAGAAGAAGACGAAATGCTCGAGGACACCGTCAGCCCCCGCACGGAATCCAGCCGACTGTCCTGCCAGCTCGTCGTCACCGACGAGGTCGAGGGCCTGATCGTGCAGTTGCCGCAGGAGCAGGTATGAGCACCGAACGGATTGTCATCGTCGGATCCGGCCAGGCGGGTTTCGAAGCAGCCGTCAGCCTCCGCAGCCACGGCTTCGCCGGGTCGATCACCCTGATCGGCGACGAGCCGGGGGTGCCCTACCAGCGGCCGCCGCTGTCGAAGGCATACCTGCACAGCGAACCCGACCGGGACTCTCTCGCCTTGCGGCCCAGCCAGTACTTCGACGAACACCGGATCACCCTCGCCTGCGGAAAACCCGTCGTCCACATCGACCGAGACAATCAGCGCGTCGAGCTGATCGACGCCACGACGGTCGAGTACGACCACCTGATCCTGGCAACGGGCGCCCGGAACCGGACGCTGCCCGTCCCCGGCGCCGACCTGCCCGGCGTGCACTACCTCCGGACCGCGGCCGAAGCCGAATCCCTCACCGCGAGCATGGCCGCGTGTACCTCGTTGGTCGTCATCGGCGCCGGATTCATCGGCCTCGAAGTGGCCGCCGCGGCCCGCAAGAAGGGCATCGAGGTCACCGTCGTCGAGGCAATGCCGCGGCCCATGGCCCGGGCACTGTCCGAGGCGATGTCGGAGTACTTCTCCACCGCACACACCGACCACGGCGTGGAAATGCGCCTGTCGACCGGTGTGGAAGAGATCATCGCCGCCGACGGGCGAGCCGCTGGAGTCGCCACATCAACCGGTGACGTCATCCGCGCCGACGCGGTGGTCGTAGGGATCGGGGTCCTTCCCAACATCGAGCAGGCGGCACTCGCCGGCCTACAGGTCGACAACGGCATCGTCGTCGACGAGTACCTCCGCACAGGCGATCCCCACATCTCGGCCATCGGTGACTGCGCCGCCTACCCCATCGCCGGCTCCGCCGGCCTGGTGCGGCTCGAATCCGTGCAGAACGCCGTCGACCAGGCACGCTGCATCGCTGGTCAAATCACCGGCAGCGCCACCAAATACCACAGTGTGCCGTGGTTCTGGTCCGAACAATACGAGTCGAAATTGCAGATGACTGGGTTGACCACCGGGGCCGACACCCACGTGGTCCGCGGTTCGGTCGACAGCGGAGCGTTCTCCATCTTCTGCTTCGCCGGCGACCGACTCCTCGGCGTCGAGTCCGTGAACAAGCCACGCGATCACATGGCCGCCCGCAAGATCCTCGCCAGCGACATGCCACTCACACCCGCACAGGCCGCCGACACCACCTTCGACCTCAAACAGGCCATTGCCGAACACAAGGACCGCCAAACCGCAGAAACCGAGCGCGGCGGTGTCGAACACCAGGCAGTGGCATCATGAGCGGCACCTTCCGGATCGAGCGGGTCGTCACCGAGGGCACCTTCGCCCTCGACGGCGGCGAATGGAACGTCGACAACAACATCTGGCTGGTCGGGGACGACACCGACGTGGTGATCGTCGACGCCGCCCATGCCGCGCAGCCGATCATCGACGCGATCGGCGACCGGCACGTGAACGCGGTGATCTGCACCCACGGGCACAACGACCACGTCACCGTCGCCCCGGAACTGGCCGAACGGTTGCACGCCCCGGTGCTGCTGCACCCGGGTGATGACGTGCTGTGGAAGATGACCCACCCGGACGACAAGTACTGGAGTCTCGAGGACGGGCAGCGGATCGCGATCGCCGGCACCGACATCCAGGTCATCCACGCACCCGGACATTCGCCGGGGTCGGTGTGCCTGTACCTGCCCGAGGTGGGGGCGTTGTTCTCCGGGGACACCCTGTTCTCCGGCGGCCCGGGCGCCACGGGTCGGTCGTACTCGGATTTCCCGACGATCATCGGATCGATCCGGGACCGGTTGTTCGCTCTGCCCGAGGAGACCGTGGTCCACACCGGGCACGGGGACGGCACCACGATCGGGACCGAGGCCCCGCATCTCGCCGACTGGATCACGCAAGGGAGTTGACCTCCCGGCATGGGGTTCCGTTCCTCGAACGGGACCCTATGCCTGACGACACAAATAGACCCCCGAAAGATATCCCCACCGCCCACCCCACAACAGGAGACACCATGACTTCGGAAGAACAAGCCATGCTCGAGCTCGCCCGAATCTGGGCTCCCTACGGAGGCGCGCGGCCAGGTGACATCCTCGTCGAGTTCGGTATGAGCCCAGCCCGCTACTACCAAAACATCACCAGAATCCTCCGCACCGTCGCGGTCCGGAACCTACCAATCGCCGAGCGCCACCGCATCGAAGAATGTGCGGCACGCTACTCGGCACAACCTATTTCTTTGTAGCGAAGACGAATTCGGCAAACGTGGGAATGCTTCCGTTGGCGCAAAAGGTGAGTTCACGCAAAAGGTGAGTTCAGTAGGTTAGCGCAGGTTCTCAACAATCATTCGACGTCGATGTTGAGCACTACCAGCAAATCGGCAAGGAGCTTGTCTGCCTCGTTCCCGACGGGGTCTGCGCCCCTCCGGGTCACCTTCTCCGCTATCGAAACTTGACGAACCAGGCGTCGAAACGTTCGAGTCGAGACCTCGCTCCCCGGCCGGTGAGCGCACTGCGAAGTGGCGGATCGTAGTGTGCCGCTTCTTCCCTGACTAGGATGGTGGCGATGTCACTATCTCTACCTCAACTTCTGTTGGGTATTCCGTAAGCGACGGTGAGCCTTTCGATCGCGGACTGGCTAACTCCGGCTTCGGCGGCGATCCGGCCGTGGGTGCGCTTGTCAACGACGTAACATTGATACAGCCAGTCACGATCGAGGTCATATTTGCCATGGCATCCGGACTCGAGCATGGGCACGTCCGGCTCGTGGAGGCGGCGGGCGATCATCTTGCGCTCAATTCCCTTCTCGGCAGCCAGTTTCCGTGTCGACCGGACCCTGCTGCGCCCAGGCGTCGATCGCCTTCCGGCTGAGCGAGAGGCGGATCTCGCGGTACCGCCGCGACGAGTGCGGCACCGTGCGCGGCTTGGGTTCCTGACAGGGCCGGGCATGATCGGACAGCAGGCACCGTCTGTGTTCGCGTGAAGTTCCGAACAGCTCGCCGATGGCACCGCAAGACAGATCGGTTTCCATGACCGCGGCATGGACAGGAGCGACGTCGAGGATATCAGGGTGAGGTCCGGGAGTTCGAGTCCATCGAGAATCGAGATCGGCGGCTGCCAGCTGACGAGTTCGTCGGAAAGGCCGAGATCGGTGAGATAGCCGTGGACCTAGTCCGCGAGTGCGCCGGCGATGCGGTCGTTCAAATGGAAGACGAAACTCTCGTAGTGCATCCGGAGTGCGTTCGACGGCAGGGAGAGGGGTATCGGCGCCTGGTACAGCGAGGTGCCGGTCAGCGTGGTGTGTAGACGTAGCAGCGGGCGGCGCGCAGGTTGGCTCCTCCGACGCCGCAGTCGAGATCATTTTCGCGGCACAGGCCCGCCAAATTCGATCCGGTAGCAGATTCGGCCCGATGAGCTGGCGACGCCTCTGGTAGTCGCTCCTATGCTGGCGACATCTCCGGTTTGGGAGTTGGTGGGTGAGCGTAGTAGGCCACCTCGAACGGTCGGGACTGACGTACCCGAGCCGGCTGTGCAGGCGGCTGGTGTTGACCGCACGCCGCCCGCACGCCACGGCCTTTTCACGGCCCGCGAGTACTTGCACAGCTTCGTTCCGCGAGACGGAAATGCCCCTAACTGCGGCAAAGTGGTGCCCCCAGTCGGACTCGAACCGACACTTGGCGGATTTTAAGTCCGCTGCCTCTGCCAATTGGGCTATAGGGGCTACCGGTCGCCGAGGGTGTTGCTCGGCGACCGTGCGCAGACCACCCTAGCTCAGGCGATCGACAAGGCGATTCCGTCGAGGATGTCGTGTTCGCTGACGACGAGTTGGTCGATGCCGGCCTTTTTCTCGAATGCGTCGGCGAGGGCGAGGGTCACGATCGCTCCGCCGCCGATGACGTCGACCCGTCCGGGGTGCATCGGGCCGAGCGCGGCGCGTTCGGTGTGGGTCATGGCGATCAGCGAGGTGCAGACTTCCCGCAGCCGGGGCAGCGGGATGCGGGAGAGATGCACCTGTTCGGCGTCGTATTCGGGCAGTTTTTTCGCGAGTGCGGCGATCGTGGTCATCGTGCCGGCGACACCGACCCAGGTGTGAGCCTGTTCGACGGGGACGCGGGCGAACGCGTCGTCCAGGCGTTCCTGCGCGAACGCCCGGGCATCCTCGATCTGCGCCTGTGTCGGCGGGTCGTCGTGGAGGCAGCGCTCGGTGATGCGCACGCAACCGATGTCGGTGGAGAACGCCGCGTGGACGCCGGACTCGTCGCCGAGCACCACCTCGGTGGAACCGCCACCGAGGTCCACGACCACGAACGGCCCCTGCGACGGATCGAGTTCCCCGACCGCCCCGTTGAACGACAGTCGTGCTTCCTCGTCGCCCGTGATGACTTCGGCCCCGGCGCCCGCGATGACGGCACCCAGCACGTCGCGGGTCATCGAGAAGAAGTCCTCCCGATTGGACGCGTCGCGGGTGGCGGACGTGGCCACCATGCGGACGGCGGTGGCGCCGGCGTCCGCGATCATTCCGGCGTACTCGGCCAACGCGACGCGGGTGCGTTCGATGGCCTCGGGCGCAAGCCGCCCGGTGGCGTCCACACCCTGCCCCAGCCGGACGACGCGCATCTCGCGTCGGACGTCGTGCAGTGCGCCCGTGTCGTCGACGTCGGCGACGAGGAGGCGGATGGAGTTCGTGCCGCAGTCGACGGCCGCGACGCGCGTCACTGCTCGGGGCTTTCGATGTCGTCGATGCCGGGCCAGTCCGCGGGAATCGCGGTGCCCCTCAGCTTTCCGCCTGCCGCGGACGCGGCGAGGGCCACCGACTCGTCGCCGAGCGGGTTGACGCCCGGCCCCTTCGCCAGCGAGTGGGCCATCAGCACGTGCAGGCACTTGACGCGCTCGGGCATGCCGCCGCCGGTGAAGTCCGTTCCCAGGGGTTCGATGGCGTCGCGCTCGGCGAGATACGACTGGTGGGCGCGCAGGTATGCGGCCGCGAGTTCCGGATCCTGCCCCAGACGTTCGGTCATCTCACGCATGACACCCGCGGACTCCTGCCTGCTGGCCTCCGCGGTCAGTCGCGGGTCGGTCAGGTAGTACAGCGTCGGGAACGGCGTTCCGTCGGGAAGTTTGGGCGCGGTCTTCACGACGCCGGGTGCGCCGTCGGGACTGCGGTACGCGATCTCGAGCACTCCTCGCGGTTCGCGGCCGAGTTGGGCGGCGACGGCGGCGAGGTCTTCCTGCGGCACGGGGCTGGACGGGTCGGACGAAGTGGTCACCCGGTGGGTTCTCCTGGTTCTGGCGGTACGGGCGGCGGCACCACGGGGGGCGCCGGAGCCGGTGCCGGCTGCACCTCGGGTGCGGCCGGCGGTTCTGAAATGGTCTTCCACAGGTCGGAGTACCAGGGGCCCGCCATCTCGGCGTCCTTCTCCTCCGGCTTCTCCGGCTCCTTGTAGTCGCCGGGCAGCTGCACCTGGAACGGGGTGTCGCCGGGCTTCACCCACCGGAGCCGTCCCCGCGCCTGCGCCTCGATGTAGGCGGGGTCCGAGTAGCGCTCCTCGAGGATCCGCAGTTCCCGCAGATCCTTCTCGAGTTGAACCTGTTCCGCCGCAATACGATCCGCTTCACCACGCTGGGTGAGGTAGTTGCGCAGCGGAACCGCGAGAGTGAGGGCGAGCAGCAGCACGACCATGACGAGGACGAGCGCCTGGCCCGTCGACAGCCCGAGGATCTTGTGCTCGGACCGGGGTATGCGGGCGGCCCCGGTCGCGCCCACCCGTCTCGGGCGGGCGCGACCGGGGAGCACCTTGCCGGTGTCGGCGCTGTCGACGGCGTCCGGTTTGCCGTCGGCCTGCCCCGGCGTCGTCGATTTGGTGGTGCGGGGGCGTCGCGCTCCGGGAGCGCCCTCCGCGCGGCTTCCGCGGGCCCGTTCACCACGCCCGGTGCCACGGCCGCCCGGACTTGCTCCGGACGACCGCGGCCTACCGCGTTGTGCCACCTACCCCAACACCCCTAACTCGACTGTCGAACGTCAGCCTTCGAATGCGAACCGCGGGAAGGCGACCTCGCCGGCGTAGCGGGCGGCGTCGCCCAGGTTCTCCTCGATGCGCAGCAGCTGGTTGTACTTGGCGACGCGCTCGCTGCGTGCGGGCGCGCCGGTCTTGATCTGACCGCTACCCACGGCGACCGCGAGGTCGGCGATGGTGGTGTCCTCGGTCTCGCCGGACCGGTGGCTCATCATCGTCTTGTAGCCGTTGCGGTGCGCGAGGTCGACGGCGTCGAGGGTCTCGGTCAGCGTGCCGATCTGGTTGACCTTCACCAGCAGCGCGTTCGCGGCGCCCTTGACGATGCCCTCTTCCAGACGCTCCGGGTTGGTGACGAACAGGTCGTCACCGACGAGCTGGACCTTGTTGCCGATCTGATCGGTCAGGGCGACCCAGCCGTCCCAGTCGTCCTCGTCCAGCGGGTCCTCGATGGACACGATCGGGTAGGCGTCGACCAGTTCGGCGTAGAACGCCGCCATCTCGTCCGCGGTCCGGTTGCTGCCCTCGAACTTGTAGCCGGTGCCGTCGGTGTAGAACTCGGTGGCGGCGACGTCGAGCGCCAGCGCCACGTCGGTGCCCAGCACCAGGCCGGTCTTGCCGATGGCGACGCTGATCAGGTCGAGCGCTTCCTTGGTGCCCGCGACATCGGGGGCGAAGCCGCCCTCGTCACCGAGACCGGTGGCCAGGCCCTTCTCCTTCAGCACCGACTTGAGCGCGTGATACACCTCGGCGCCCCAGCGCAGCGACTCCTTGAACGTGGCCGCACCGATCGGGGCGACCATGAACTCCTGGACGTCGACACCCGTGTCGGCATGCGCGCCACCGTTGAGGATGTTCATCATCGGGACGGGCAGGACGTGGGCGTTGGGGCCACCGACGTAACGGAAGAGGTCGAGACCGGACGACTCGGCGGCCGCGCGGGCCACCGCGAGGGACGCACCCAGGAGCGCGTTGGCGCCCAGACGCGACTTGTCGGGGGTGCCGTCCGCGTCCAACAGGGCCTGGTCGACGGTCCGCTGCTCGGTGGCGTCGATCCCGATGATGGCCGGAGCGATCTCGCTCAGGACGGCCTCGACGGCCTTCTCGACACCCTTGCCGTTGTACCGGTCGCCGCCGTCACGCAGTTCGACGGCCTCGTGCTCACCGGTCGAAGCACCCGACGGAACCGCGGCGCGAGCGAAACTTCCGTCGTCGAGCAGCACCTCGACCTCCACCGTGGGGTTACCACGGGAATCGAGGATCTCACGGGCTCCGACCTGCTCAATGATGGACACTTGCTGATTCTCCTTATATTGGCCTTCGCACTGTGCAGCGACCGGTCCGATCGTGCCAGGACACCAGATCGTGCCAGGACACAGCGTAACGGCACACCGAAACCCGCGCGGGATGGCGCGCCCCGCCGACGGCGATCCGCCCGCGCGACACCTGTCGATGCAGCGTCGATCACGTCACGAAGCGGTGGTGGAAGGATTACGGGCGCACCCCGACGGAGTAGGCGGACGCCCGGTCGCGCACCAGGGTGAGGTACTCCCCCGACAGGTTGTAGGCCATCAGCGCCGACTGCCAGCCGTCCGGCGTGGTGAGGTCGCCGCCCCGGTCGCACAGGTAGCGGGCGGCGGTCAACGCCGCGTCGTCGATGTTGTCGGCGTCGGCCACGCCGTCACCGTTCGCGTCGACACCCCACCTCTTCCACGTCTCGGGAATGAACTGCAGGGGACCCATGGCGCGGTCGTGCACCGGGTCGCCGTCCATCGCGCCGCCGTCGGTGTCGGGGATCTCGGCGACGCCGGGTCCGCCGTCGAGGGGGATGCCCCGGATCTCGGGCGTCACCTGCCCGGTGGGCCCGACCGTCGAACCGGCGTGCGTGCCGTGCCTGCTCTCGACGCTGGCGATTCCGGCGAGGGTGGTCCACCCGATCCCGCATTCGGGTTTCGTCTCGGCCATCACCGCCGACGCGTAGCCGTACGCCTCGAGCGCGGTATTTCCGATGCCGATCGAGTCGGCCAGTCCGGCGGACCACTCGTGCAGTTGATCCGCGGATCGTCCGGGTGCGTTGATGTCGATCGGCGGGGTCGCCGCGCCGGGACCGGGCGGGATGCCCTCCGGGATCGCGATCCTCGGTTGCTGCTCCCGCGAGCACGCGCCGTAGGCGAGAACCACGACCACCGTCGCCGCGAGGAGGGCGAACAGCGGTCCGGGCCATCGGGAACGACGTTTCGGCCGCGCGGGATATCGGTTCACGTCTCCATCATCCACACCGAACTCGTCGATCCCGGCCAGGCGAGACGGCGTCCACACCGAACACGGGTCACGACACCGCAACAGACCGAAGGTAAAGAGTTATAAAAGTGCTGGTGAGGGGTTCTTCGGACGCGTTCACCCGGTGTATGTTTTTCCACAGGGCTAAGGTTCGCCTTGCCTACAGCAAGGTTGCCTACCCAACCTTGCTGATCAGTCAGCTCGACGTCGTCTCGACCAGGAGTGTGCATGTCCGTCCTCGCCGCAGGGACCGCGCCGTCGATCGCCACCCAGCTGTTCGGCAGTGGATTGATCGGTCTGCGAGAGGGCCTCGAGGCGGGCATCGTCGTCATGATCCTCGCCGCGTTCCTCGTGAAAGCCGAACGCAGGGACGCACTCAAATGGGTCTGGCTCGGCGTCGGAATCGCCGTGGCGATGGTGGCGGCGATCTTCCTCGTCATCCACTACGGAACGTCGACCGTCACCGGACTGACCGCCGAGATCATCGCCGGCGTCGCATCACTCGTCGCGGTCGCGATCGTCACCACCATGGTGCTGTGGATGCGGAAGGCCGCGCGGACCATCTCCCACGACCTCAAGGCCGGCATGGAGAAGGCACTGGTCGCCGGTCCGATCGCGGTGCTCACACTCGCGTTCTTCGCCGTCGGCCGAGAAGGTGTCGAGACCGCGCTCCTCATGGTCGGGTACGCCGAGAACACCGCGGGCAGTGCGTGGCCCCTCGTCGGCCTCCTACTCGGCATCGTCGCGGCCGCGGTCCTCACCGTCCTGCTGTACATCGGCGCCGTCCGGCTCGACTTCGCGAAATTCTTCAAGTACACCGGCATCTTCCTGATCATCGTCGCCGCCGGAATCCTCGGGTACGGCGTCCATGCACTGCAGGTCGGTGGTGTCCTGCCCGGCGGTTCCGCACTCGCGTTCGACATCTCCGGCGGATACGACGCCTCCAGCTGGTACGGCACCGTCCTGGCCGGCGTCTTCAACTTCCGGCCCGACCCGACCGTCCTGCAGGCGGTCGCCTGGGCCGGGTACCTCGTCGTGGTCCTGTTCCTGTTTCTCCGGCCCGTCTCCGCACCCAAACGCGCACCCGAGCCCTCCGCATCCCCGACGGCCTCCGCGGCCCCCGAGCGCACTGCCTCCCCCTCACCCGACGAAACAGTTTCGTGAAAGGCAATTTCCGCCCATGAAGACCATGCGCCGATCCACCTTCGCCCTCGCCTCGGTCGCCGTGCTGCCACTGGCCCTCGCAGGCTGTACCGAGAAGTCGACGGCGAGCACCGACGACATCACCGTCACCGCGAGCGACGAGACCTGCGACGTCAGCGCCGAGTCCGGGGCCACCGGTACCAGCACGTTCCAGGTCACGAACAACGGCAGCAAGGTCACCGAGTTCTACGTGTACGCCGAGGGCGACCGGGCGATGGGTGAGGTCGAGAACATCGGTCCCGGGCTCACCCGCCAGCTGATCGTGTCGCTGCCCGACGCAGGCACCTACCAGCTCGCGTGCAAGCCCGGCATGGTCGGCAACGGCATCCGCCAGGAGTTCACCGTCACCGGCGACTCGACGAGCGCCTCCGACGAGAGCGGACAGCTCGCCGAGGCAGCCGACGGCTACCGCCGCTACATCCGCAGTCAGGTCGTCGCCCTGCAGGACACCACGCAGCAGTTCGTCGACGCCGTGAAGGCCGGCAACATCGATCAGGCCAAGGCCCTGTTCCCCGTCGCCCGCACCTACTACGAGCGCATCGAGCCCGAGGCGGAGAGCTTCGGCGAACTCGACCCCAAACTCGATCTGCGGGAGGCCGACCTCGAGCCCGGGCAGGAATGGACCGGTTTCCACCGGCTGGAGAAGGACCTGTGGGTGACCGGTCCCCAGCCCGACACCA includes these proteins:
- a CDS encoding lytic transglycosylase domain-containing protein, with translation MNRYPARPKRRSRWPGPLFALLAATVVVVLAYGACSREQQPRIAIPEGIPPGPGAATPPIDINAPGRSADQLHEWSAGLADSIGIGNTALEAYGYASAVMAETKPECGIGWTTLAGIASVESRHGTHAGSTVGPTGQVTPEIRGIPLDGGPGVAEIPDTDGGAMDGDPVHDRAMGPLQFIPETWKRWGVDANGDGVADADNIDDAALTAARYLCDRGGDLTTPDGWQSALMAYNLSGEYLTLVRDRASAYSVGVRP
- the efeU gene encoding iron uptake transporter permease EfeU, which translates into the protein MSVLAAGTAPSIATQLFGSGLIGLREGLEAGIVVMILAAFLVKAERRDALKWVWLGVGIAVAMVAAIFLVIHYGTSTVTGLTAEIIAGVASLVAVAIVTTMVLWMRKAARTISHDLKAGMEKALVAGPIAVLTLAFFAVGREGVETALLMVGYAENTAGSAWPLVGLLLGIVAAAVLTVLLYIGAVRLDFAKFFKYTGIFLIIVAAGILGYGVHALQVGGVLPGGSALAFDISGGYDASSWYGTVLAGVFNFRPDPTVLQAVAWAGYLVVVLFLFLRPVSAPKRAPEPSASPTASAAPERTASPSPDETVS
- the efeO gene encoding iron uptake system protein EfeO produces the protein MKTMRRSTFALASVAVLPLALAGCTEKSTASTDDITVTASDETCDVSAESGATGTSTFQVTNNGSKVTEFYVYAEGDRAMGEVENIGPGLTRQLIVSLPDAGTYQLACKPGMVGNGIRQEFTVTGDSTSASDESGQLAEAADGYRRYIRSQVVALQDTTQQFVDAVKAGNIDQAKALFPVARTYYERIEPEAESFGELDPKLDLREADLEPGQEWTGFHRLEKDLWVTGPQPDTNAIADQLVVDVQYLADQVNAEDYTIDPTKIAGDAQGLLDEISTSKITGEEDIFSHTDLWDFQANVDGSQAAVAALQPIIEERNPELAANITQRFADLDAELAQYRQGDGFVFYDTVNEQQRQELSRKIDALSAEVSQVQGVVAGA